From a region of the Candidatus Omnitrophota bacterium genome:
- a CDS encoding tetratricopeptide repeat protein has translation MKRIFFILVFLGLLKGDVFGADSLLLKEAEKYYKQGEKELIIGNLEEAKKYFQKSVAINPNFTDAYYQLAKIAEAKGCLEQAEEAYQKAGYYKVSALSNQPPTTSLPKKEEIKPVRKEVVTPERASSCTECERWQMIKEAKAWEKELIQEEKEFLPSSEPTTLKEIGALEGVYTGIVQRDLYKAQRKGPAIASELDPYHPKHKDFKIPYYRDREGLKITPVIGIRGEYNTERQLVPIENLIMEAQEFDQRSAEEAKRYISLNRKRWHQEEIVLHYKETWPKFTYTYMEERATREYEPKLLWSNNKVFYDHYNRRYYKLEHTIPCLPKLGALKWVLRYGDHVGYRPNDNATYLSFNSYLVGIETWPYIAFLDKTVGVKIDYQYNEGEYKRAMAEGWDERKYKENQYWLELDFYYPEKFLRIKPHFYYGRERHYPSYNTWWKRENGIKIEKDLNGMLRFVSDWTYIDYTRTKDPYGTLSSNVTTSAWRWDNNLEYEFIRDLKLKLGADYGNGLSFDAFDYYTLRAELQWKKPGLNDFRIGYGHTNYFELDESVDTFLFKFGLFI, from the coding sequence ATGAAAAGAATTTTTTTTATCTTAGTTTTTCTGGGTTTATTAAAAGGGGATGTCTTTGGGGCAGACTCTCTGCTTTTAAAAGAGGCAGAAAAATACTATAAGCAGGGAGAAAAAGAATTAATTATTGGCAACCTTGAGGAAGCTAAAAAGTATTTCCAAAAATCCGTAGCCATAAATCCAAATTTTACAGATGCTTATTATCAGTTAGCTAAGATTGCCGAAGCCAAAGGCTGTCTTGAACAGGCAGAAGAAGCATATCAAAAGGCAGGGTATTATAAAGTTTCAGCTCTTTCCAATCAACCACCCACAACCTCTCTGCCCAAAAAAGAGGAAATTAAACCCGTAAGAAAAGAAGTGGTTACCCCAGAAAGAGCTTCTTCCTGTACCGAGTGCGAACGCTGGCAGATGATAAAAGAGGCAAAAGCTTGGGAAAAAGAACTGATTCAGGAAGAAAAAGAATTTCTTCCTTCATCAGAGCCGACTACCCTTAAAGAAATAGGAGCTTTAGAAGGAGTTTATACCGGTATTGTTCAGCGCGACCTGTATAAAGCCCAGAGAAAGGGTCCGGCCATTGCTTCTGAACTTGACCCCTATCATCCTAAACATAAGGATTTTAAGATTCCTTATTATAGAGATAGAGAGGGTTTAAAAATTACTCCTGTAATCGGCATAAGGGGTGAATATAATACTGAACGGCAACTTGTTCCTATTGAGAACTTGATAATGGAAGCACAGGAGTTTGACCAAAGAAGTGCTGAAGAGGCAAAAAGATATATTTCCCTAAATCGCAAAAGATGGCATCAAGAAGAAATTGTTTTACATTATAAAGAGACCTGGCCAAAATTTACCTATACCTATATGGAAGAAAGAGCAACCCGTGAATATGAACCCAAATTACTCTGGAGCAATAATAAGGTTTTTTATGACCATTATAATAGAAGATATTACAAACTTGAGCATACCATTCCCTGTCTACCTAAATTAGGAGCTTTAAAATGGGTATTACGTTATGGTGACCATGTAGGATATAGACCTAACGATAACGCTACGTATTTATCTTTCAATTCTTATCTCGTAGGCATAGAAACTTGGCCCTATATTGCCTTCTTAGATAAAACTGTGGGTGTAAAAATTGATTATCAGTATAATGAAGGGGAATATAAGAGAGCTATGGCTGAGGGATGGGACGAACGCAAGTACAAGGAAAATCAATACTGGTTAGAGTTAGACTTCTATTATCCAGAGAAATTCTTAAGGATAAAACCCCATTTCTATTATGGAAGAGAAAGACATTATCCTTCCTACAACACTTGGTGGAAAAGAGAGAACGGCATAAAAATAGAGAAGGATTTAAACGGAATGCTGAGATTTGTTAGTGACTGGACATATATAGACTATACCAGAACTAAGGACCCTTATGGAACTCTTTCGAGTAATGTGACTACTTCTGCTTGGAGATGGGATAATAACTTAGAATACGAATTTATTCGCGATTTGAAATTGAAACTGGGAGCAGATTATGGCAATGGTTTGAGCTTTGATGCTTTTGATTATTATACCTTAAGGGCAGAACTGCAGTGGAAAAAACCAGGGTTAAACGACTTCCGTATCGGTTATGGACATACCAACTACTTTGAGTTAGACGAGAGCGTAGATACCTTTCTTTTTAAATTCGGTTTATTTATATAG
- a CDS encoding DUF111 family protein, producing MRIVYFDCFWGISGDMLLASLLDLGLDLDVFLGSFRKAELPLFEFKVRKIIKGEILATQIAIKSGNKKLFSYLEFKEMIKNSKLPLRIKKKALSSFVTLAETEKKIHGVKGKDFHFEQLGEMDTLVDIVGTYIALDLLKIEKVYFSRLRLARGGFFRHGKRSLPLPGPAVLELLKGFPLELIESPYEYITPTGAVLVKELSRGRIANLPRFKILGIGYGAGSINFGSSPNLLRVILGKTPSP from the coding sequence ATGAGGATTGTCTATTTTGACTGTTTCTGGGGTATAAGTGGAGATATGCTTTTAGCCAGTTTACTGGATTTAGGACTTGACCTAGATGTTTTTCTGGGAAGCTTTAGAAAGGCAGAGCTTCCTCTTTTTGAATTTAAGGTAAGAAAGATAATTAAAGGAGAGATTCTGGCAACGCAGATAGCAATAAAGAGTGGAAATAAGAAACTTTTTTCTTATTTGGAATTTAAAGAAATGATAAAAAATTCCAAGTTACCCTTAAGGATTAAAAAAAAGGCGCTTTCCAGTTTTGTTACTTTGGCAGAAACCGAGAAAAAGATTCATGGGGTTAAGGGAAAGGACTTTCATTTTGAACAGCTAGGGGAAATGGATACCTTAGTGGATATTGTAGGAACTTATATCGCTTTGGATTTGTTGAAGATAGAAAAAGTTTATTTTTCTCGGCTGAGACTGGCAAGGGGAGGTTTTTTCCGCCACGGTAAGAGAAGTCTTCCCCTTCCGGGTCCTGCGGTTTTAGAATTACTCAAAGGTTTTCCTTTAGAACTCATTGAAAGCCCTTATGAATATATTACTCCGACGGGTGCGGTTCTGGTAAAAGAACTGAGCAGAGGGAGAATTGCTAATTTACCGCGCTTCAAGATATTAGGAATCGGCTATGGTGCAGGAAGTATAAATTTTGGTTCTTCCCCGAATCTTCTCCGCGTTATCTTAGGAAAAACTCCCTCCCCTTGA
- the queF gene encoding preQ(1) synthase, which produces MRGEYTAKHAQMGLKEKLPKIECFPNQFPGYTITIEIPEYTSICPRSGLPDFGKITIQYMPTKWCIELKSLKFYILSYRNLGIFYENAVNRILRDLVKACKPKWCLVKGEFNVRGGMRSIVEANYPPKKKQRVKS; this is translated from the coding sequence ATGAGAGGAGAATATACCGCTAAACATGCCCAGATGGGTTTAAAGGAAAAATTACCGAAGATTGAATGTTTTCCTAACCAATTCCCGGGTTATACCATTACCATTGAGATTCCCGAATATACTTCTATTTGTCCCCGTAGCGGACTTCCCGACTTTGGGAAGATTACCATCCAATACATGCCTACAAAATGGTGTATTGAGCTTAAGTCTTTAAAATTTTATATCTTAAGTTATCGAAACTTAGGAATCTTTTATGAGAATGCGGTCAACCGTATTTTAAGAGATTTGGTAAAGGCTTGTAAACCCAAATGGTGTCTGGTAAAAGGAGAGTTTAATGTAAGGGGAGGAATGCGGAGTATAGTAGAGGCAAATTATCCGCCAAAGAAGAAACAAAGGGTCAAGAGTTAG
- a CDS encoding 7-carboxy-7-deazaguanine synthase QueE — protein sequence MKGKIAEIFKSIQGEGIYVGIPQLFIRFYGCKLNCSFCDTYLRRYKNFSPYQLLKKVKLHAQGINSLSLTGGEPLEQTDFLKEFLTLLKKEHLKVYLETSGIHFKELKKLIKLIDIIAMDIKLPSSTQREAYWQEHREFLKIALQKKVFVKAVICLSTTEKDLKRAISLLEGKDTVFVLQPNTFELDKLGEKLDRFQKTCVNYLKDVRIIPQLHKLLRRD from the coding sequence CCCCAGCTTTTTATAAGGTTTTATGGCTGTAAATTAAACTGTTCTTTCTGTGATACATATTTAAGGCGTTACAAGAATTTTTCTCCATACCAGCTTTTAAAAAAAGTAAAATTGCATGCTCAAGGAATAAACTCCTTATCGCTTACTGGAGGAGAGCCTTTAGAGCAGACAGATTTTCTCAAAGAGTTCCTTACTTTATTAAAGAAAGAACATCTTAAAGTGTATTTAGAAACCAGCGGAATACATTTTAAAGAGTTGAAAAAATTAATTAAGCTTATTGATATTATTGCCATGGATATAAAATTACCCAGTTCTACGCAAAGAGAAGCTTACTGGCAAGAACATAGAGAGTTTTTGAAGATAGCTTTGCAAAAGAAAGTTTTTGTTAAAGCTGTAATTTGTTTGTCTACTACAGAGAAGGATTTAAAGAGGGCAATTTCTCTCTTAGAAGGAAAGGACACAGTTTTTGTTTTACAGCCAAACACTTTTGAATTAGATAAACTCGGGGAAAAATTAGATAGATTTCAGAAAACTTGCGTTAATTATTTAAAAGATGTGCGCATTATTCCCCAACTGCACAAATTATTAAGGAGGGATTGA